Below is a window of Microtus ochrogaster isolate Prairie Vole_2 chromosome 5, MicOch1.0, whole genome shotgun sequence DNA.
ACCCCCAGTCAGTAGACACACCCAGCAACACGACTGATCTTTGTACATAGAAGTTATTATTCTAGGTAAGCATGACAAGTGGTGAAAGTGCCCACAGGCAGAGGGTTGGGAAAGCACTGTGCATCCCTGCACTCTGCAAAGTGCCAGTGCCCTCTTTGACTCTTCTGAGGTTTCATTCTGCGGCTTGACCCAAAGAGGGGAGTATAGTCTCTCCAGGAGGGGGAATGAGGGCAGCTCCTGTCACTCGGCCTTCATGACACAGGAAGTTGAAAGTGGCACAAGCATTGGGCTGCAATGAAAACAGCAGAATTGGCATGGATGGGATAAATaagcctgggctgggctggatTTCCACGTCTGAAGACCTACCGTATCCTGCACCTCCACAGCGATCCCCCGCTGCCTCATGGCCTGTAGTACTTGGGGGTGCAGCCGCTCAGTTTTGTTTCCAGTGCCCACCACAACAATCTCTAAGAAAGGGGAGACAACCATGTGTTGAGGGTCTGAAGTAGGCCACTTAGGACACAGCCCTACCCACGCCCATACCTATTCTAGGCTCCAGCATCCAGAAAAGGGAGAAGCTCTCTTCAGTGATATCCTGATGAGACCCCACCTGTATGGGAGAAGAGGCCATTCAACATGTCAAGTCGACACAGCCTTTACCCACAGCGAtactaaataaagttaaattttttaGGAGGGCACGGCTTCTGGCTCTAGGCTTCAATTCCACTGCAGGATGGGGCTCACATTCCACTGGACCACCGTCTGTGGGAGCAACGCGCAGGGTCCAAACACGCGGTTTCCGTTGATCGTGAAACCTCTGCTGTTGTAGCTGTCTATGTACACGGCCTGAGGGAACTCATTTTGCAGCAGGGAGATGCGCGTCCGCTGGTACAGCTCATCATCCGCGGGAGAGAGCCGGTGGCCACGTCGCGGGGTCGTCCTGCGGAGGGCTAAAGTCAGAGGCTCGTGGCTAGGCCGGACTACTCTGGGGGACGGAAAGTTCTGTAGTCCTGTGGTcaggggcggggcagggggacTCACCACAGCGGATAGACGAGGCGACAGAGCCGCGCAGGCTGCGCTCTGTACAGGCAGCGAAAGGCAAGAGCCGCGGCCATGGCTGCACGGCGCGTAGTAACCGGGTCGCAGGAGGGATGGGATCGAAACGCTGTGAGGCTCAGCGCGGCCACAGCGCCCCTTGCGTCCCGGAGGGCACTGCGCAACTTGGCCCGCGCGGTGGGCACCGACATCTGTCTTAGCCGACTCGGTCCCCCGTGCGGTTCTTGTGCCAACACCTGTTGCCCACCCCGCCGCAGGCAGGCCTGCACCGACTGTCCCTAAGGAGTGGGGGACACCTGCTGGCACGGGTGCCCTCGGGGTATTGTTTAGGCCACAGCTGCGGCCTGCTCCTCGGGTTCTCAGCCATTATCCCGGGCTCCCGGGGCCCGGGGCGGGGCAGCCGCGCACCTGGCCCTGCTATGAACACCTGGTCAGGGTGTGGTGCCAGCCTCCGGGGCCCTAATCCCAGGCTTTGGAGACTCGGGCTCCGTGGGCGGGGCGGGTGGCTAAGGTTTCCCCAGCGAGGCTCGAAATCGCTGCCCGCCCCAACCGCCACCCGCGCGACCGTTGGCCGCAGCGCGGCGCTCCAGGAGAGGCGTGGCCGGGCGTGGATTGGCTTCGCGGGAGCGCGAGGGGGTGTGGCCAGAGGGCTTCTCCTTAAAATGGCTCCAAGTCTGCCGCCTGCTAGAGCCAGCGGAAGGGCACGCCGTAGCAGTGCTGGAGTAGCTTCGGGTGGGACTCACTGGGCCGAGCCGGACCAGACGTCAAGTAGACAGCGCCTGGAGCAGCACGCTGCCCTCGCACGCTCTGCGTGCGCGTATCGAGTCTCCCTACCCCTGTCCTGAGCCGAGTCTAGGGCCTACTGGGCAAGCTGGCGGCGCGCGGCTTGGGCATCTCTGCGCACCGGTTCTGTCCTGGCCTCAGGGGAACTTGGTCGCGTTTTCTATCCGCTGGACAAGACGGGTGGGATGCTCGACACCATCGGGTCTTGGCTATGGGGTTCTTGCAGGGCCGGTTGCAATGGGTTCTGGGGAGGCTGTCCTGCCGCTGCTATGTGGGCCGGTTTGGCCCCTGGCACTTCATGAGCTGGCAGCGTCACCGGACAAAGAGCCCCGAACCTTGGGGTGTCCCACAAGTGGACGCGTGGGTTTACTTCCTCTCGGGTCCCACGGGATCGCTTCCCTCTTGGCGAATTCCGAAGCCCGCCCCGTCACCGTACCAGTGGCTCCGGCTGTTTGGACCTCACAGAGCTAATCCTTCATTTCTGATCTAATCCGGATTGGGACCTAGTCCCTGGGGAGGCCCCCACCTTCTATTGTTCTGGGGCCCAGGTGAGCGCCTCGTTCTCACTAGACTGGATTACAACACCTACTTGTCTGCCCAACTGGAAAGGGATGGGCGGGTTCCGGTTTGGCCCCAGGGCGAGTGACCTGGGGGCAGGAGCCGTCCTCCAACGGCTGGACAGCGGGCAACGGAATCCCAAAAGCAGCTGTTGTCTCCAGAGCATTCCAGCTGCGCTTGGATTTCGTTCCCTGCTCTCCTGCCTGAGCAGCGCCCTGGCCCAGATGAGGCGGTCTCTACCCTCAGAAACACTGCTGGGCCATTCTGATCTCCATCTCTCAGGTGCACCCTCAGGCTGATGGTGGCAAGCAGAGACGACGAAAAGTGCTCAAGCTGATGGCCAGCTCTGGAATCCCCGGAGAACACTAGCGGGAGGTCCTGGGTCCTCTCTGTAGGGCCGCAATGGCGGTGAGTCCCACAGGGCCGCCCAGCCCGCAGCTCGCTATAGATAGCTCTTCACTTCCTGGGGAAAAACCACCCCAACCGTCTTCATGGAGGGAGAGAGCTTAAATCACCAACTGTCGGTGGGTCCCAGCCCGGCCAGCAGCTGTACCCACAGCATAAGGAAAGTGCTTTGGAATGACACGATCACTCCCGTTGAGTGGGCACCCAAGAAGCCATCGGGAATGTCGTGTCCGCCCAGTGCTCTTTCGGCACCTCCCAAACAGGGCCTCAGAGCCCTGGCCCCGAGAGAGGAGCCTTGCTAAACTTTTCTTATCCCTAGAGTTCACTCTTCTCCGGAGCAAAGTTCACTAGTTGGATTCATTCATTACTGGGGGAAGTGGGAGACTTAAGTTACATTGAAATGAAAGCGTCTGGACAGGAAAGCTTTCCCACAGTATGCTGATTCCTTGGGTCTTCTCATGATCACATTTAATTGTCTCAAACTGACCAGTTATCTAAATAAAGAACAATCAAAGGTGCCGGtaacaacaggttaaaggaaaaacattaaagGCTGGTAATTCTGGAAATTATGATGACTTAATTCCTCAAGTATCAAGAGGTGCAATTCTATCAGGTTGTTCTTTTATTGGGAATAAAGGCACACCATACCAATGAGGAAAGGCGTGCAAATGATTGGAAAgaattcaaggtttttttttctttgcttttcaagtAGGCAGTAAAGTGTCTTTAATGGAAGATGGGAGTGGTAGTGCAcaacattaatcccagcactcgggagacggATGTAGGTGGATCCCAGTGAGTTTGATCCCAGCCCGGTCtatctacaaagctagttccaggacagccaaggctgttacacagggaaaaccctgtctcgaaaaaccaaatagtGTCTTTAATGATACAGCCTTACTCCACTGACAATTTGTCTGACATTTAAATCTTGTTTAAATGGGGCATAAAATGAAACATCACATAAGCACAAAGATATGAAGCTTTGACCAAATGTCTCGCCTGGTGACAAAGACCCACcaccaaattaataaataaataagaatgacgatgaaaaaaaaaaccctaggcgCAAAAATGACCCCGAGATTTTGGGTGTAGGGCTCACGAATGCAGGAACGGCCGTCGGAGGAACACTGGAAGCGGTGGGTTGAATGTAGGCTTACTCGGCACGCTCCAACACTCTAATCCACTCAGGAGGGTCCACTGCCTGATCCCCGCCCCAGCCAAGCGAACCTCCCGGAAGCTCTAAGGCTAAtttacttcctgttcctcttaCTCTTCCGGTCGCCATGGCGACAGGGCGCCTTGGCGTGGGGGAGACACTGGAGGCCCTTAACGCCGCAATGGGCCCTGGTAGCCCGGTGTGGTTCAAAGAAACGCACGCCCGGCACTTGCGTGTCCGCGACTTCTTGGCGCCGCGAAGCGCGCTACAGGCGCGCTTCGGGGACGGGCAGGTGGGTGCGAGCTGGTCAGGGATCTACAGCCCGTTCCAGGCCAACTAGGGTCCACTCACACGCCCATCTGCCCGCAGGTGCCAGAGTGTGTGTTCCGTGCGGTCGCCGGCCTGCAGGGTCCAGGGGTGGCCCCTGTATTGCGCTGCGCGTCAACACCCGCGGGTTTATCGCTCCAGCTACAGCGGCCCGCGGTCTTCGAGCGTGTACTCGGTGCCCTGGCTTCCTATACTACTCCCGCCAAGCCTGCCTCGCCGGGCCCGCGGATTATTCTGCATTGTCCCGCATTGCGCGGCAACCCGGGCACACTTCGCCTGAGCCAGCTGCGTGCTGTGCTCGTGGCCGACCACCTAGCGCGGACGCTACGTACTCATGGGTAAGCGCGCGTGTTCCAGTCTGCAGTGGCATAAGACTGACCCTTTGGGGACAGACGCGGAAGGTGGGAAGTGATGGTGATCTGGACCTGGTTCGCAGGCTGAGACAGCCACCTTTGCTTtgtagggtatgtgtgtgtccagTGCCCTCGGTGCGGGACTCGCACATGACAACTTTCCTGCAGAAACTTCTGGTGGACTGGCCCACTACCTCGAAGTGTGCCTCAACCGAAACCTTGAGGACCTGTGTGTTTGCAGAACTTAATTCTAAAGAGACAGTGCCCCCTGGAGTCCTAGGCCGACTGTGTCTGAAGGAACTTGTAGAAAAGAGACGTTCAGCTGGCTATGACCCCAGCATAGACAACTGTTTGGGTAGGACAGTGGCCAAAACACGGGTGGGGGACCTCTACACTGCCAAGCACTTTAGTGCCTCTCTTGTTTTCTGTAGTGACTGAGGATCTGCTCTCTGTGCTGTCTGAGCTGCAGGAGGCTGTGCGCCATTGGCCAGAGGGCAGCCACCCAGGCCTGGTTAGTGGCTCCAGTCTTGACCTCTGCCCAAACTAGTTTTCTGCATCTTTATAATaactctcctgtctctctctactCAGGCTGGAGATCCAGACGCTGGTGTGGATGGCTGCATGGTTGTGCACGTGGTGAGCTGTGAGGAGGCGGTGCAGCAACAAAAGTTGGATCTGCTTTGGCAAAAATTAGATGACCAGGCTCCTCTCAAACAGGTTGGTTTTCAAAAGTAAACCACCTTGAAGGTTTTTGAAGGCCCTTGAAAACCCAAAGGGCCTGTAGAGCACGGGTTCAGGCTGACGTGAGGGCCAACGAAGTTGGACTGGGTCTTGAGGAGGTACTGAGACTGGTGGTTACAGATGGGAGAAGTAACCAATGTAGGCTCCCTGGAGACTGCAGGGGAGGCCACCTGGACTGAGCCCTTTGGCGTTCTCTCACAGAAGCACCTGGTCTGTGGCCCAGTGAAAGTAGCTGGTGTACCTGGCACCCTGATGACTGCCCCTGAGTACTACCAGTGAGTGAGTTGGCAGGCAGACCAGCCAAAGCCGGGGCAGCTGAGATGTGGGGATGGGCTTCCACTGGGACTTTGCTCACTGGCTTTCTTTCCTAGGCTCAGATACACTCAGGTGTGTAAGGCCTCAGCACTGAAGCATGGTGGGAACCTGGCACAAGGTATACCTGGGAGACCCTGCTTGTGCCCTGAAGAACCGGCAGGTCATTTAAACCTCTAGTCCTTGTTCCTTGTCTGTAGGCACTGATCAGCCTGTATCTCTCACCCCCAGATCCAGCCTGGACCAAGACCTTTGATGTCCTCTCTGTGGCCACCATCAAATTTGAGATGCTAAGCACAGCTCCACAGAACCAAGTAAGCCTGGGTATGTCACAATACTAAGCCCGAGGAGGACGGTGTAGTGCCCATGCCCTCTACAGCTGGATCCATCCCCTAGCTCCTGCTGGCCGACAGCACCACCTCCACGAAGGGCACAAAGAGTGGCACTTTTGTCATGTACAACTGCGCCCGCCTCGCCACGCTCTTCGAGGGTTACAAACATGGGGTGGAGCGAGGTCTGTATCCCACCTTTCCACTTGTGAGCAGCCTGGATTTCTCACTCCTCCATGACGAGGTGAGTGCTCCTCCTGAGAAATGGCCACAAGCAGAGGACTTGGTCTTAGCACCCTTGTCTCCCACAGGGTGAGTGGCTGCTGCTTTTCAACAGTGTCCTTCCCTTCCTGGACCTGCTGAGGCAGACTGGGCGCCTGGCCAGCACCCCAGGGCTGCACACCCCTGTACGCACAGAGACGGTGAGGCACAGACACTACACACTAGTCTTTATTCTGGGTTGTGACACAAGAACAAGACAACAGCTCAGTGATTCAACCTCTATCTCTAGGTGTGCAAGTTCCTGGTGCAGCTCAGCATGGATTTCAGCTCATACTACAACCGAGTACACATTCTAGGGGTGAGCATACAGCAGAAGGGCGTCTGTGGGCAATGCAGGGGACACAGGGTAAGGATGAGGGGAACAAGAGGATGAgcctgggttttttctttcaggaacCTCGGCCACACCTCTTTGGTCAGATGTTTGCCCGCCTACAGCTTCTGAGGGCAGTACAAGAGGTGTTCCACACAGGTTTGGCTATGTTGGGCCTCCCTCCGCTGAGCCACATCTAAGGGCCCAATAGCTGGGAATGTTTACAAAGTCACCAAAtgggaaaaagacaaaacctcACAAATGTTGGACAcctaaagccaaaataaatagtTTCATCCCACTGTGGACAGTGAGGCATATTCTTGGTCCACCTACGTAGCACAATACTGGAGTATTGGAGTCAAGAACCTATGGACTGCCTCACTTCCTCAAAGCTCACTGAGTATGAGCAGACAGCGGATCCCTGCTCCACTGTCTACAGGCAGGCCCATGctcagtgctctaaccactgagatAACTCAGTCGTACCAGTTGTAAACCTCAAGTCCCTGACCTGCAAGAGCACAGCGGTGGCCAAACTCAGGGCTCACAGGCCAGCAGTCCATGTCAGCCACATCTGGCACATGGTACACAGTGCTATTCATGAAAGCAGGTTCACCACGCCCCAGACGCCAGAAGGTCAGCCGCTGGTCTATGGAGGCTGAGACCATGAGGCTGGGACTTAGGATCTTTATGCCTGTCACATGGGCAGCATGTGCACAGGGGACAGAATATTCCTCTAGGACACACAGCTGTGGCACCAGCTCAGCCTTCCCATCAGCCTCTTCCAGCTCTGGCATCTTCACAACAAGGTTGAAGACATGGAGGGACCCATCCTCACTGCCACTGGCCACAAGATGGTGGCCCTCAGGTGTAGGCAGGGTGTCTAGGCTGTTGACACCACAGCTATGGGCCTGGACGGTCAAGCAGGGAGTGCCCAGCTCTGGAGGAAGAGAGTGGCTATTAGGGTCCTGCTTTCATCTTGTGTGAGAGGTGGTGAAGGATGTCACACTACTTACGGTAGGGAAGCCCAGGATGTGCTGGGGACCCCAGGGTAGTGGAGCCGCGGTCCATGGCAGTGGTGAGATCCCAGAAGGCCAGGCTGCCATCTGTAGCTGCACTGCACAGGAGCAGCCtcctggaagccaggagagggcagcCAGATCAGTGAAAGGGATGGGAAGACAACGGGAGCCCCTACCCAATCTAGACAGGACAGCCTCTCTCACCGCCGCTGGTTAGGTGCCTCATGTGTGAAGGAATGGACTTTGAGAACACACCGCTTGTGGTGGAAAGTCTCAGCAAGGAGATGCAGAATCCGCCCAGAGTCCTCCAAGAGAAAAAGcctgggggcggggaggcagCTCAGAACTCATCCTGGAGAGCTCATACCCTATCTCCCCCTATGACCATGGTCCCCAAGTGCTTACCTCACTGCTCCATCACTACAGGCTGCAGCCACAAGGGGGCCATGACCAGGCTTATCGGAATCAAACTCACAAATAGCAAGAGACATATACCTGCAGGGAGAACACAGCTGTCAGGTGGAGCCTACAAGCTAGGAGACCCCTGCCTGTAGCTTCCCTACAATGATCCCGATCAACACCATGACAGGGAGTGCACATTACCTGGTCTCAGGGTCCACTTTGACCATCCGATGCCGGTTGCGCTGCCGGTCCCAGTACTCAGCTAGCCGGTGGGATGAAAGGTGCAAGACGTGGCAGGCAAGGCGGCTTGGGGAGCTGGGGTCAGGAGTGACCATAAGGCTGAAGCAGTGCATCTCGGCTCGACCCCCTGCAGACACTACATTAGCAGTGAGACCTGGTCGAGAATCACCTGGGCCACGTGGATGGCCAATGCCCCACACTGCCAGAGCACGCACCGAAGAGATATGGTTACACACAGATGTGAGTGCATGTGCTGAGCCTGTAGTTGTGGGAAGCGCTAGGACACAGACAGTAGTGTCCTCACTGGATGTGATCACGATGTCAATAAAGCCAGGCCCCTCACTGCCAGGCTCCACGTAGTCAGGCTGCTCCAAGCTGGGTATGTCAAATTCAGGGCCCAGGGTTATAGTGCCCACACGTTTTACGCATGTGATTTCACGGCCGTGCAGACCCTCTCGAAGAATAATATTTGGCCGAGTACAGCCACCTAGAGCCCGATAGAGCATGACATCACCATCCTTAAGGTAGGCAAAGGCCATGGCTGACTCAGTATCAGAAAAGGCCCAGGAGCGGTGCCCTCCACCGCAGCTGACGTTATGTAGCTTCTCATGGGACCGGGGGTTCCACACTACAAATTCATTGGCATGGAAACCCAAGATAACCATGCTTCCATCAGGTACCATGCGAAGCCCAGTTATCCAATTCATGCCTCGACAGCATTTCTGCCTTAGGATTGGCTGGAGCTTACCGCCATGAACAAAGAGCTGGAAGTAGCCACCATCGCGGCCTGTGCTGAATACATAGCCACCGTGGCAAGTAATTGAGGTCACACCCTGTTTCCCATGCAGAGAACGGAGCATGGATACTGGGACTAACCCTGTTGCAACATTCTCAGACCCACCGCTGCCACCCCCAGTTCCAGGTGCCTCAGCTGCAGTAATAGCCTTGCTTCCAACCCGAGGATTTTTGAACAGACATGGTCTGGCAGGGAAGAGCATCACAGAGCCACGGCGGTCCCCACACACCAGGAAGTCACCTGGGGGCAGGAAGGCACTACATGTGTGCCATCTCTGCCTGCTTGGGGGAAGCAGGTACCGGCAACGTTCCTTGACAAAGATGGCCTTGCCAGTGGGTGCAGCTGAGATCTCTAAGCAAGCTACTACCCCACCAGGGCCTGATGCCAACAGCAGAAGCTCCTCATAGCCACGGAGGGCCCAGCTCAGGCTGTGAACCTTCCCGCGGAACAGGTTCTTGTCGACAGCAGCAGTGGGAGTGTTGATGGGGACAACCTTGACAAGACCCTCCCCATTGGCCAAGGCACAGAGTCCAAAGCCCTCGGGTCCAGGCGCTGCTTCCAGCAGGCAGTAAGACTGAAATCGGTTGTCCTCCAGCAGCTGCTCCCAGGATTTGACCTCAAGGTCGTAGAGGTACAGGGCCCCTACATCGGTCACTGCCAGTACTCGCCAAGAACCAGCCAGAGTCACAGCCTTGAGGGCACCTGGCCGGCTAGGGGACTTGAAGGACAGAGCTGAGACACCCAAGCCTGGGTATCCACGACCTACCAGGTGCCAGAGTCGTATGCCTGAGTCATCACCCCCAGTGATCACCCAGGCTTGCTTCTCATGAGTAGCAATGGCCCGGATCCCACGGCCCTGGTGGCCCCGAAAGGCTTGCAGGATCTCACCTTCGTGGTTCCACACCAAGCAGGCACAGTCCTCGCCTGCACTAATAAGATAATTCTCTAAGAGCTTCACCTGCCACACACGGGCACTATGTCCAAAGCAGTGACCAATATTCTGCACCTGACCCCCAGGCACCCGGAGGTCGCCCACCTTCCAGATACGGACACTTCGATCTTCAGAAGCAGTTGCCAGCAGGCCCTTGCTCTCCAGATAGGACATGCTGAAGACGATACCCATGTGTCCACTGACCCGCCGGTCAGGTGCCACAGGTTTGTCATCTGTTAATGCAGTTGCTGGATACCAGACCAGGAGCTCGTTGGAAATGGCACCTGCCACTATGGTCAGTTCCTTCCAAGTGTCTCCAATCAGGcaggctgaggagagggtgcACCTATCTGTGCAGGGGACGTCCTGCAGCACGCACCCTATCACTGGGTCATACAGCACCACTGAGTTGTGGCCCAGGGCCAGGGCTATATTACCCTCGAGCCAGCGTGCATCCCAGATCCAGTCGGACATGTTCCACAGATTAGAGCGCCAGAGCTCTCGAAGATGGCTTTGACCCCAGCTAACTTTCACAATTCTGAGTCCCTTACTGCCAAACGCAGCTATCATGGCCTCAGAGTCAAGGTCTCCTTTGGGCTCTGGTCGCACTCGGAGCCCATGGATAAGATAGTGGCCAAGCAGGCTCTGCACTCGTTTCAACATCCGGAGATGCCCACCAAGGTCCAGGTTGTATACCAGTAAGTCAGGTCCCTCACCTAGACGGAGGGAAAGACCACATCAGAGCTGCTCACCTAATGCTATGTGACAAGATGGGAGCAGAACACTGCTTAGCATGTAACTTAACATATCGGACACAAAGTCCTAGTAGTCCTGGCCTCAGCTTTAGCAAGGCTTCTATTGCAAAATGCATGTGCCTCTGAGTCACTTGTTTCTGTGGTGATGTTCTCtcagcccaggttggctttaaattaaaaatcctcttgcctcagcctcccaacctGGGATTATAGCACTGTGCCATTGTGTCTGGCTATCAATTATCCTTAATGTATAGTCACTAGGAACTCCCCCTGGTGTCCATCATTCAACCCTCTTCTGCTCTAGGCCCCAAATTCTCAGCTTGATCCATCTCTACATGAATCCTCCCTGAGGGAAAAGGCTGTGTCACCTTTTCACCCTTTAGGCCTATAACCAGCATCCCTCCTTAGTCAGAAACCCTGTGCGGATTCAGAAGCAATGGCGGGGCAtgagtggggagcagaggcagcccAAGCTTTGTAGACAGGTGGCTAGGCTTGAGTTCTGGCCCCACCACTGGACAGTGGGAACCCTGCTAGGAGACTGAGTCTTAGGAGGCCTAACCAGCAccagacagcaacaacaaagtgCCCTTGGAAGGTAGCAAGTCCCTgcacaggaggctggagagatggctcactggtaagggctctgactgctcttccaggggacccgggttcaattcccagcacctacatggcagctcacaactgtctgtaaccccaagaTCTGACAGGGTTAAACCTAGACAGCTTCTTCTGTGTTACCCACATTCCTAACTTATGCTCAGAGGCTTgtccagtgcccccttctggcttg
It encodes the following:
- the Ndufaf3 gene encoding NADH dehydrogenase [ubiquinone] 1 alpha subcomplex assembly factor 3 yields the protein MSVPTARAKLRSALRDARGAVAALSLTAFRSHPSCDPVTTRRAAMAAALAFRCLYRAQPARLCRLVYPLWTTPRRGHRLSPADDELYQRTRISLLQNEFPQAVYIDSYNSRGFTINGNRVFGPCALLPQTVVQWNVGSHQDITEESFSLFWMLEPRIEIVVVGTGNKTERLHPQVLQAMRQRGIAVEVQDTPNACATFNFLCHEGRVTGAALIPPPGETILPSLGQAAE
- the Dalrd3 gene encoding DALR anticodon-binding domain-containing protein 3; translation: MATGRLGVGETLEALNAAMGPGSPVWFKETHARHLRVRDFLAPRSALQARFGDGQVPECVFRAVAGLQGPGVAPVLRCASTPAGLSLQLQRPAVFERVLGALASYTTPAKPASPGPRIILHCPALRGNPGTLRLSQLRAVLVADHLARTLRTHGVCVCPVPSVRDSHMTTFLQKLLVDWPTTSKCASTETLRTCVFAELNSKETVPPGVLGRLCLKELVEKRRSAGYDPSIDNCLVTEDLLSVLSELQEAVRHWPEGSHPGLAGDPDAGVDGCMVVHVVSCEEAVQQQKLDLLWQKLDDQAPLKQKHLVCGPVKVAGVPGTLMTAPEYYQLRYTQVCKASALKHGGNLAQDPAWTKTFDVLSVATIKFEMLSTAPQNQLLLADSTTSTKGTKSGTFVMYNCARLATLFEGYKHGVERGLYPTFPLVSSLDFSLLHDEGEWLLLFNSVLPFLDLLRQTGRLASTPGLHTPVRTETVCKFLVQLSMDFSSYYNRVHILGEPRPHLFGQMFARLQLLRAVQEVFHTGLAMLGLPPLSHI
- the Wdr6 gene encoding WD repeat-containing protein 6 — translated: MEVLEALRDFIWPRATSELILLPVTGLECVGDRLLAGEGPDLLVYNLDLGGHLRMLKRVQSLLGHYLIHGLRVRPEPKGDLDSEAMIAAFGSKGLRIVKVSWGQSHLRELWRSNLWNMSDWIWDARWLEGNIALALGHNSVVLYDPVIGCVLQDVPCTDRCTLSSACLIGDTWKELTIVAGAISNELLVWYPATALTDDKPVAPDRRVSGHMGIVFSMSYLESKGLLATASEDRSVRIWKVGDLRVPGGQVQNIGHCFGHSARVWQVKLLENYLISAGEDCACLVWNHEGEILQAFRGHQGRGIRAIATHEKQAWVITGGDDSGIRLWHLVGRGYPGLGVSALSFKSPSRPGALKAVTLAGSWRVLAVTDVGALYLYDLEVKSWEQLLEDNRFQSYCLLEAAPGPEGFGLCALANGEGLVKVVPINTPTAAVDKNLFRGKVHSLSWALRGYEELLLLASGPGGVVACLEISAAPTGKAIFVKERCRYLLPPSRQRWHTCSAFLPPGDFLVCGDRRGSVMLFPARPCLFKNPRVGSKAITAAEAPGTGGGSGGSENVATGLVPVSMLRSLHGKQGVTSITCHGGYVFSTGRDGGYFQLFVHGGKLQPILRQKCCRGMNWITGLRMVPDGSMVILGFHANEFVVWNPRSHEKLHNVSCGGGHRSWAFSDTESAMAFAYLKDGDVMLYRALGGCTRPNIILREGLHGREITCVKRVGTITLGPEFDIPSLEQPDYVEPGSEGPGFIDIVITSSEDTTVCVLALPTTTGSAHALTSVCNHISSVRALAVWGIGHPRGPGDSRPGLTANVVSAGGRAEMHCFSLMVTPDPSSPSRLACHVLHLSSHRLAEYWDRQRNRHRMVKVDPETRYMSLAICEFDSDKPGHGPLVAAACSDGAVRLFLLEDSGRILHLLAETFHHKRCVLKVHSFTHEAPNQRRRLLLCSAATDGSLAFWDLTTAMDRGSTTLGSPAHPGLPYQLGTPCLTVQAHSCGVNSLDTLPTPEGHHLVASGSEDGSLHVFNLVVKMPELEEADGKAELVPQLCVLEEYSVPCAHAAHVTGIKILSPSLMVSASIDQRLTFWRLGRGEPAFMNSTVYHVPDVADMDCWPVSPEFGHRCALAGQGLEVYNWYD